One Streptomyces sp. B21-105 genomic region harbors:
- a CDS encoding SpoIIE family protein phosphatase, whose translation MADAAAEDLRAGSGPELLEPVLVDLARRTGASVAAVYLLEEDEPVLRLAALGGTPWEISMPWARVMLDAVSPVSDAVRERRLVWVGGQEERARRYPRLALVLPYRFALAAAAVATGADTWGGLVVHWPASHPSELSPHEREAITGACHRLGLILRHAAEEGRPVRPGAEPLMLPPLRARTVGPDEAQAAVDFVERLPRGCCSLGVDGRIAFVSTKAAELLGADIEALLGRKPWEALPWLDEPTAEDSYRAAVLSREPVSFTALCPPDRWLSFRLTPDGSGVSVYIAPTHSAHAHAPVSTPPRPDACVSAAPGRAATLYHLMHLAATLTEAVGVRDVVDQVADQMLPAFGAEALALMTADEGRLRIIGYRGYAADVMERFDAEPLTSATPAVRTLTTGVPAFFGSFAELQRAYPPAVAQDGMAAWAFLPLITSGHPVGSLVLAYGRPRAFASEERAVLTSTAGLIAQALDRARLYDTKHQLAHDLQAALLPHALPDVPGLEVAARYLPATRGMDVGGDFYDLIRLDATTAAAAIGDVQGHNMTAAALMGQVRTAVHATAGAPPDEVLARTNRLLTDLDPGLFTSCLYAHIDLTARRACLATAGHPPPLLRHPDGRTEILHLPPGLLLGIDPDVPYSSTEVPLPPGSVLAFYTDGLVEAPGVDLEDAVDALARQLERAGPGTLDALADSLIQHARRSAPRSDDIALLLIRPTGRP comes from the coding sequence GTGGCGGACGCCGCCGCCGAGGACCTCCGTGCCGGCTCCGGTCCGGAGCTGCTGGAGCCGGTGCTGGTCGACCTCGCGCGGCGGACCGGCGCTTCCGTTGCGGCCGTCTATCTGCTGGAGGAGGACGAGCCGGTCCTGCGGCTGGCCGCGCTGGGCGGGACCCCGTGGGAGATCTCCATGCCCTGGGCGCGGGTGATGCTGGACGCCGTCTCTCCGGTCTCCGACGCCGTGCGGGAGCGGCGCCTGGTGTGGGTGGGCGGGCAGGAGGAGAGGGCGCGCCGTTACCCGCGGCTGGCGCTCGTCCTGCCGTACCGCTTCGCGCTGGCCGCCGCCGCGGTGGCCACCGGCGCCGACACCTGGGGCGGTCTGGTGGTGCACTGGCCCGCGTCGCACCCCTCGGAGCTGAGCCCGCACGAGCGGGAGGCGATCACCGGCGCATGTCACCGGCTGGGCCTGATCCTGCGGCACGCCGCCGAGGAGGGCCGGCCGGTGCGGCCGGGCGCCGAGCCGCTGATGCTGCCGCCGCTGCGGGCCCGCACGGTGGGACCGGACGAGGCGCAGGCCGCGGTGGACTTCGTCGAGCGCCTCCCGCGCGGCTGCTGCTCGCTGGGCGTGGACGGCCGTATCGCCTTCGTCAGCACCAAAGCCGCCGAACTGCTCGGCGCCGACATCGAGGCCCTGCTCGGCAGGAAGCCGTGGGAGGCCCTGCCCTGGCTGGACGAGCCGACCGCCGAGGACAGCTACCGGGCGGCCGTGCTCAGCCGTGAGCCGGTGTCCTTCACCGCGCTGTGCCCTCCGGACCGGTGGCTGTCGTTCCGGCTCACCCCGGACGGCTCGGGCGTCAGCGTGTACATCGCGCCCACCCACTCGGCCCACGCCCACGCGCCGGTCTCCACCCCGCCCCGGCCGGACGCGTGCGTGTCCGCCGCTCCCGGCCGGGCCGCCACCCTGTACCACCTGATGCATCTGGCCGCCACGCTCACCGAGGCGGTCGGCGTGCGGGACGTGGTCGACCAGGTCGCGGACCAGATGCTGCCCGCCTTCGGCGCGGAGGCGCTCGCCCTGATGACCGCCGATGAGGGCAGGCTGCGGATCATCGGCTACCGCGGCTATGCCGCGGACGTCATGGAGCGCTTCGACGCCGAGCCGCTCACCTCCGCCACCCCGGCCGTGCGCACGCTGACGACGGGCGTGCCCGCCTTCTTCGGCAGCTTCGCCGAGCTCCAGCGCGCCTATCCGCCCGCGGTGGCACAGGACGGCATGGCGGCCTGGGCCTTCCTGCCGCTGATCACCTCCGGCCACCCGGTCGGCTCCCTGGTGCTCGCCTACGGCCGGCCCCGCGCCTTCGCCTCCGAGGAACGCGCCGTCCTCACGTCCACCGCCGGACTGATCGCGCAGGCCCTCGACCGTGCCCGCCTGTACGACACCAAGCACCAGCTGGCGCACGACCTGCAGGCCGCCCTGCTGCCGCACGCCCTGCCCGACGTGCCCGGCCTGGAGGTGGCCGCCCGCTACCTCCCCGCCACCCGCGGCATGGACGTCGGCGGCGACTTCTACGACCTGATCCGCCTCGACGCCACCACCGCGGCCGCGGCCATCGGCGACGTCCAGGGCCACAACATGACGGCCGCGGCGCTGATGGGGCAGGTCCGCACCGCCGTCCACGCCACCGCGGGCGCGCCCCCGGACGAGGTCCTCGCCCGCACCAATCGGCTGCTCACCGACCTCGACCCCGGACTTTTCACCAGTTGTCTGTACGCCCACATCGACCTGACCGCGCGGCGCGCGTGCCTGGCCACCGCCGGGCACCCGCCCCCGCTGCTGCGCCACCCGGACGGCCGCACCGAGATCCTGCACCTGCCGCCCGGACTGCTGCTGGGCATCGACCCCGACGTGCCGTACTCGTCCACCGAGGTCCCGCTGCCGCCCGGCTCCGTGCTGGCCTTCTACACGGACGGGCTCGTCGAGGCGCCCGGGGTCGACCTCGAGGACGCCGTCGACGCCCTGGCCCGCCAGCTGGAGCGGGCCGGGCCGGGCACCCTGGACGCGCTCGCCGACTCGCTCATCCAGCACGCCCGCCGCTCCGCGCCCCGCAGCGACGACATCGCCCTTCTGCTCATCCGCCCCACCGGGCGGCCCTGA